The Pyxidicoccus sp. MSG2 DNA segment CTTCGGCGGCACGAATGCCCACGCCGTCCTCGAGGAGGCTCCGCCCACGAGCTCGGACGTTCCCGTGAGGCCCTGGCAGCTCCTCGTGCTCTCGGCGCGCACGCGCGCGGCGCTCGACGCCCAGGCCGCGCGGCTCGCGGACCATCTGGAGAAAGCGCCGGGGCTCGACGCGGCTTCGCTCGCGGACACGGCGTACACGCTGCAGGTGGGCCGGAAGGCCTTCACCCATCGCCTCGCGCTCGTGTGCCGCGATGCCACGGACGCCGTGGCGGTCCTCCGGGATGCGGACTCCCCACGGAGGCTTCACCATGCTGTCGAGGCCACCGAGGAGCGCTCCACGGCGTTCCTGTTCCCGGGAGCAGGCGGACATGTCCCGGGCATGGGCGCGGAGCTCTACCGGTTCGAGCCGGTGTTTCGGGAGCACGTCGAGCGTTGTGCGGAGCTGCTCCACGCACGCTACGGCTTCGACGTCCGCCCGGCGATGTTCGGCGAGAGTGCACCGCTGTCCGGGCACGCACAGCCCGCGCTCTTCGTGTTCGAGCATGCGCTCGCCCGACTCTGGATGGCCTGGGGCGTGCGCCCCGGCGCCGTGCTGGGACGCGGGGTGGGGGAGTACGTGGCCCTGTGCCTCGCCGGGGTGCTCTCGCTGGAGGACGCACTCGAGCTGGTGACCGAGCGCGGACGGCTCATGCAGGCCCTTCTCGCCGGTGAGCCGCGAACCGCGGCTTCCCTCGCGCTCACCGAACGCGTGCGCGGGATGCAGCGGAAGCCTCCCGCGCTGCCGTGTCTCTCCAGCGTCACGGGCACCTGGTGGACTGAGCGCGCCATCGCCGAACCTTCCTTCTTCGCCCACCTCGACGAGGAACCCACGCGTTTCGCGGATGCGCTTTCACAGCTCGCGGAGACTCCAGGGAGCATCCTGCTGGAGGTGGGTTCCAAGCCTTGGCCTGAAGGGGAGGGGATGGCCCTCGCGCAGGAGCTCGGCCGGCTCTGGGCCTCGGGAGTGGAAATCGACTGGGCGGCGGTGCACGTCGGTGAACGTCGCCTCCGGCGCCCGCTGCCGACCTATCCCTTCGAGCGGCGGACCTGCTGGATCGACCCTCCCAGGGTTGGCGCTGGGATTGCCTCACCGCCACGTCCCGAGCGCTCGCTGGCCGAAGCCGAGGCGACGCTCCGGAGCACGCTGGCACCACCCTCCCTGGACGCGCATCCCGGCCTGGTCTCCGGGCTCGATGCCCTGTGCACGGCCCATGTCTGTGCGTACCTGCGCTCGCGGGGCGTGGACATGCGTGTCGGCGCCAGACATGAGGTGGACGCGCTGGCAGGCACGCTCGGCATCCTGCCCAGGTTCCGCCGGCTCCTGCAGGCCATGCTCCGGATGATGGCCGAAGACGGCATCGTTCGCGTCGAGGGCTCCACCATCGTCTTCCTGAAGGACGCGGACCCGGTGCCCGAGCCTTCCGTGCTTCGCGCTGAGCTCGAGCGCCGCCATCCGGCCTTCACCGGCCTGTTCGCATTCCTGGAGCACTGCACGAGCCACTACGCCGTCGCGCTCAGCGGTCAGCGCGAAGCCATCAGCGTGCTCTATCCCGGAGGCAGTTCCGAGGTCATCGACCGCTTCGAGCGCGACACGGCGGCGTACCGCACCGACACCGTGTACCTCGCGCTCCTCCGCGAGGCCGTGCTCCGGCTGGCCGCGTCCCGGCCCGGGCCTTTGCGCATCCTGGAGCTCGGAGGAGGGCAGGGCCTGCTGACGTGGCCGCTCGCCTCCGAGCTGAAGCCACTCCAGGACCGTGTCTCGTACCACTTCACGGACCTCGGGAAGGTCTTCGTCGATGACGCCCGCCGTGAGGCCGCGCGCCAGGGGCTCGATGGGCTGATGCGCTTTGGCGTGCTCGACATCACGAAGGACCCGGTGGCACAGGGCTACGAGGCACACGGCTTCGACCTCGTCGTCGCGTTCAACGTCCTCCACGCCGTGCGCCATGTCCCCGAGGCACTCCAGCACGTGGAGCGGTTGCTCGCGCCCGGAGGGACGCTGGGGCTCGTGGAAGCAACCCGCTTCGGCCGCTGGGACATGCTCACCTGGGGCCTCGCGGAGGGCTTCTGGTACTACGAGGATGGACTGCGCAAGGACTCGCCGCTCCTGACGCTGGACGGGTGGGAGGCGGCCTTGCGACAGGCCCGCTTCGAGCAGGTGGAAGCCCATCCCCTCGCGCAGGACGCGCGTGCGCGGGTGGACCACGGGCTCATCCTGGGCCGGCGCGCGGCCTCCGTGACAGCACACGTCGCGCCGGCGCGAGTCAGCCCCGCGCCCGCAGTGGGTGACACCGCCTCACGTCATCCACGGCCCGACCTGCGAACGCCCTACGTGGCCCCGCGGACCGACCTGGAGCGCCGGCTCGCGGTCCTCTGCGAGGAACTCTTCGGTGTCGCACCCATCGGGCTCCACGACGACTTCTTCGAGCTCGGCGCTGACTCACTGGTGATGCTGCGGCTCTCGGACCGAATCCAGCAGGTGTTGGGGCTGGAGGTCCCCCAACACGCCGTGTTCCGAGGCGTCACCCTCCAGCGCCTGGCGCACACGCTGTCGCCAGTGGACACGCCTGCCGCCGCGACCGGACCGGCTCCGGTGTCCGCCCACGCGTCGGTGCTGGTGCCCCTCCAGTCCGGCGGGACGAAGCCGCCGCTCTTCTTCGTCCACCCCGCGGCGGGAGTGGTCTTCCCGTACATCGGGCTCGCGCGTGCGCTGGGGCCCGAGCAGCCCTTCTACGCCCTCCAGGCGCACGGGCTGGATGGGCTTGCCCCGCCGGACCGGAGCGTGGAGGACATGGCCCGGCGCTACGTCGACGCCATCCGGAGCATCGCCCCGCGAGGTCCCTACCACCTGGGCGGCTTCTCGTTCGGGGGCCTCGTCGTGTTCGAGATGGCCCAGCAGCTCGTCAGGATGGGTGAAGAGGTCCGCATGCTCGCCATCGTGGACGAGCCCGCCCCCGTTGCCGGCTACCGGCCTTCGCCCGCGGTCATGGCCCGGCTCCTGGCCACGGGGATTGCCCGCTCCATCTGGCCGCACCTGCACGACTACCTCTACCTCTGGACCACCTCGCGCGATGGGGCGGAATCGGCCGGACCCGGCCGGCCTCCTGGCTTCAACTGGCTGGAGTCCTTCCTCGCGCGCTCGACCATGGCCAACTTCGTGCCCAGGGAGTCGCGACTGCTCGCGCTCCGGCAGCCCGCCATGCTCCCGATGTTCCGGCTCTTCAAGCATCACCTCCAGCAGACGCTCGACTACTCACCGCGCACCTATCCCTCGCGCGTGACGCTGTTCAAGGCCACGGAGATGCCCGGCCGGAATGGTGGAGACCCGACCCAGGGCTGGAGCCAGCTCGCGGCGGGCGGCGTGGACGTGCACCGGATTCCCGGCGAGCACCTCACGCTGCTCCGGCAGCCGCATGTCCAGGTGCTCGCGTCGAAGCTCCAGGCCTGCCTCGCCGAGGCGAAGTAGCCCTTGCCGATGAAGCGCCTCATCGACGCGGGCATGACGGCGACAGCGCTCCAGCAGGGTCTTCCCCGCCGCCCGCCGAGCTTGCGCTGGCGGCCCGGGCTGCCGCGGGCCCCTATCCGCCTTCATTCACGGTGAGGACTTCCTGGAGCGTGCGGCGCGGTGCGCGCTGGTGGGGCGGGAGCGGCGGAGAGCGTCCCGTGCGGAGCATCCACACGGGTAGCTCCGTGAGCGGGGCTCCGAACCCTCGCGCGATGAGCTCCGGTCCCCCTCGCAGCAGCGCGACATATTCGGGGCGGGCCGTCGAAGGCAGGCTGTCCGTCACCGCGTTGTAGGCCAGCAGGGCCGGGCTCGTGAGCGGCTGGACGCCGAAGCCCGCCTGATTGAGGCGCAGCCACGCCCGCAGGCCCAGCCCGCCCGAGGCGACCAGGTCCTCCCGGCGGGTGGAGCGCACCGTCAGGCACACGAGCGCGGCCGAGGAGCGGAGCTGCATCGTGAGCCAGCGCTTCGCGACCACGCCCAGGGCACGGCCGGCGAGCTCCCCGCCCAGCAACGGTGAGCGCGACAGACTCAACAGTCGGGAATCCGGGATATCGAAGCCAAAGGTGTTCCAGGGCATGCCGTCCCGCGTGCGCTCCAATTCGTCACGGGACAGCCGCATCCAGCGCATCACATCGCGAAGCGAGTCTTCGTGACGCCACACGTAGGACTCGGCCTCGGTGAGGTAGTCGAGCAGCTCCTTCGAGAAACGAGCGGAGACGTGCAGCCCGCAGCCCGGGAAGTCCCCTGCGTCGCCCCTGAGCACGTCGAACACGGAATGGGTGGAGGAGCCGCCCTGGAACAGCCGCCTGTCCGTCCCGCGCGTGGCCAGCACCGGAACCAGCGGGTGGACCTCCCGTGCGCTCGCGCTGAAGCCCAGCGTCGCCCAGACGGTCCCCGGCCCGTCCCCGAGCGACAGCGTCGGCCAGGCCAGGAGTCCCTCAGCGGTGGCCGCGATGGCGATGGACTCGAGGACACAGCCGAGCGTCACGTACGTGGCGTGCTCGTTGCGATTCAGCACGTGCCTCGAGCGCTCCGCGTCGTGCCGCACCGAGAGGACGGTGCCATCCCAGGAGAAGCTCCAGGGCTGGCAGTTCTCCGTGCTCGGCGCCTGGATGGCGGCGAGCACGATGCGCTCGAGCGCGGCGCGTGGAACGCGGCACGGCACGACGGTGGCGGCCGACGTGTGGCTCATCGCGCGGCTTCAGCCCTCCGCGGCGATGCGGAGGTCGGGCTTCGCGCCCACGAGGGGCGCTTGCATCCATTCCTTCCGGGCCCAGTCGACGAGGTGTCGGAAGCCGGGGCCTTCACGGAGCCGCAAGGCTTCCTTGTCCATCGTGTCGAGCAGGTTCTGGGTGTCACCGAAGAGGAGCTGGAGCAGGAGGTGCAGCTGGTCGATGCCGGGCGCGTAGCGGCAGTACTGGTCCGGGTGGAGCAGATCGCTGCACTGGAGCGCGACGGTGTCCATCGCGTTCTGGAACCAGGCGTAGAGCCCCAGGTCGATGAGGTTGAACTCGTAGTTGAGCAGCCACTGGAGCCAGCCCCAGTCCAGGCTCTTCACATGCCTGCCCTTGGGCACCAGCTTGGAGAGCGCCTTCAGGATGAGCATGCCCGTCGGGCGGGGGATGTGGACCTGCTCCATGCCCCCATTCAGCGGGCCGTCCCGCTTCGACTCCCGCCGGGTCACCGTCGAGCCCAGCGATGCCACGACCACGGTCTCGATGGGGTGCCCTCCGATGTGATGCCGGAGCCGGGGGACTCCGTGGTTCAGGCAGAGCGAATTCACCGCGGCCGCGACGGCGGACATGGAGGGGTTGTTCGTGGCCAGCGACCCATCGAGATAGTAGCTGCGCTCCTTCGGGTGCCCCGGGCCGAAGAAGCCCGGGAGCGGGAGCATCAGGGGCATGGCGGAGCTGGCCAGCGCGAGCTCGGAGAGCAGGAACTCCGGAGCGGCGGCCGTCGGCCCGAAGTTCTGGAAGATCTGCGGGCGCTTCTCCGTCATGTTGAAGCTCGCGATCACCACCTTCACGTCGCTCTTCGTCAGGTCCCTGAGCGTCTCATTGCCGAAGCGCTGCTCCACGAGCTTCTGGAACTTGGTTTCGGTGGAGAACAGGCCGGGGGAGAGCAGGGGAGAGATGCCGATGGTGGCCATGAGCGTGCCCCACAGCGATGCGTGCAGCGAGGCGGCCATCTCGTTGCTGAACTCGATGGCGTCGTCGATGGCGGCCAGCGGCTTCATGCGATTGGGGCCATGCAGCCTGGAGGCGAGGTAGACCCCCAGCAGCGTCCCGTCCGAGGCGCCCGCGAACAGCTCCGCCCGCTCCAGGAACCCGGGCACTTCCAGCTCCAGGTACTTCAGCATGCGGATCTGGAGCGAGGTGCTGGCCGCACCGTCAAACGACAGGATGTTCATGATGGTTCCCCTGGCCGATGGGCGCAGCACCGCTGGCCGCTTTTGGCGCGGCGCACATTGTCGTCCGCGTGGGGTTGTAAACGCAACGCCACACGGTCCGGCCTGTTGGGTTGGAACGCGGGAAGCGTCCCGGTGCTCACGTGGAAGTCATGGGTCCGGGTGGGTATGCTCGGCCGCGCCTCACCGTGCCTTCACGCCTGCCCCTGGTCTCCGATGGCTCAGAATCCCTCCGATGCGAGCGCGGTCGAGTTCAATCCCTTCCTCCCGGCCCAGCTCGAGGATCCGTACCCCACCTACGCGAAGGCGCGCAGGGATGCGCCCGTGTTCTTCAGCCCGATGTTCCACGCGTGGATCGTGAGCCGGTACGAGGACTGCACCGAGGCCGCGAAGGACACGGAGCGGTTCTCCAACAAGGTCGCCCTGGTCGAGCTCCCGCCCGAGGTGAAGGCGCTGCTGCCCATCCCGAACGAGGCGCCCGGGCTCGTGAACAACGATCCTCCGTCCCATACCCGGCTGCGGGCCCTGGTCGGCCGGATGTTCGCGCCCCAGCGCGTGGCGAAGCTGGAACCGCACATCCGCCAGGTCGCGAACTCCCTCGTGGATGGCTTCGCGCGCGAGGGCCGCGCCGACATCATGGCGCGCTTCGCCTACGAGCTGCCGCTGAGCATCATCGTCGGGCTGTGTGGCGCGCCGCTCGAGGACCGCCATCAAATCAAGCGCTGGTCCGATGCGTGGCTCACGCTCAACACGCCGGGGCTGCCGCTGGAGCAGCAGTTGCTCTGTGCCCAGGGGGCCGCCGCGCTCTACCACTACGTCGCCGCGCTCATGGCGCAGCGCCGGAAGGAGCCCCAGGATGACGCGCTGAGCGCGCTGCTCTCCGCGGGAACGGAGGGCGAGGTCCAGCCCAGCGAGCAGGAGACCATCAGCACCGCCATGCAGTTGTTCTTCGCCGGCCACGAGACTGTCACCGGCGCCATCTGCAACACGCTGCTGCATCTGCTTCGCCACCCGGAGCAGCTCCAGGCCTGCCTGCGGGAGCCCGCGCTCCTCCCCCAGGCCGTCGAGGAGGGGCTGCGCTTCGACACCTCGAACCCGGCGATGTTCCGCACCGCGGCGGCGGACGTGGAGCTGGGCGGCGTCCGCATCCCCAAGGGGGCCCGGGTGGTGCTGCTCTTCGGCTCGGCCAACCGGGATGAGACGCAGTTCGAGCGGCCGGACACCTTCGACATCCACCGGAGCAATGCGAGCCAGCACCTCACGTTCGGCCGCGGCCCTCACTTCTGCATCGGCGCCTCGCTCGCACGGCTCGAGATTCGCATCGCCCTCGAGACGCTGTTCGCACGGCTGCCGAACCTCCGGCTCCCCCCGTCTCCAGAGCTGACCTTCACCACCAACCTCGTCCTCCGGTGGCTCAAGCACCTGACCGTCGAGTGGGATCCGGCGTGAACCACGGGTAGCATCCCGGGCGCTCGCGGACGGGTGGGCCAATGAGCGAAAGCAGGCGATCACAATGCATGTCATCCCGGGTTTCACGGTGGCGGAGGTGCTGGCCGAGGACAGCACGGTGCTCTTGCGTGCAAAGAGGAGCGACGGGCAGTCGGTGCTCCTGCGCCACTTCGCCAAGGAGTACCCCAGCCCCGAGGAACTCGCCCGCCTCGGCTACGGCAACGAGCTGACGAGCGGGCTCCAGCTCCCGGGGGTCGTCAAGTCCCTGGGGCTCACCCGCGAGGGTGGCCGCTACGTGCTCGTCCTGGAGGACTCAGGCGGCTCACCGCTCACCAGCCTCCTCGCCGAGGGGCCGATGGAGCCCCTGGAGGCCATTGGCATCATCACCCAGATATCCCGAACGCTCGGCGAGCTGCATCGCAATCGCGTCATCCACAAGAGCATCCAGCCGGCGCACATCCTGTACAACCGGCGGACGGGAGAAGCGAAGCTCACCCACTTCGACTTCGCCTCGCGGCTGGACCGGGAGACGCAGGTCCTGAGGAGCATCCACCGCCTCGAAGGCCACCTGGCCTACATCTCGCCCGAGCAGACGGGGCGGATGAACCGCGCGGTCGACTACCGCTCCGACCTCTACTCCCTGGGAGTCACCCTCTACCAGCTCCTCACCGGGCGGCCTCCCTTCGAGGCCACCGACCCCGTCTCGCTCGTGCACGGGCACATCGCCGTCGAGCCCACGCCGCCGCATGCGCTCCGCCCGCAGGTGCCCCCCGCGCTGTCGGACATCGTCCTCAAGCTCCTGGCCAAGCGCGCGGAGGACCGGTACCAGAGCGCCTATGGCCTGACGGAGGACCTGAAGGAGTGCGCGGACCGGCTGCGGGTGGAGGACTCACTCGACGGCTTCGTTCCCGGCCGGCACGACGTCTCGGCGACCTTCCGCATCCCCGAGAAGCTCTATGGCCGCGATGCCGAGAAGGCGGTGCTCATCGGCGCCTTCGAGCGCGCCAGCCACGGTGCCGCCACCATCGTGCTGGTGAGTGGCTACTCCGGCGTCGGCAAGTCGGCGCTGGTCAGCGAAATCCACAAGCCCATCGTCGCGCGCCGCGGCTACTACAGCTCCGGCAAGTTCGACAAACATCGCAACGAGCCCTACGGCGCGTTCATCCAGGCCTTCCGGGAGCTCATCCGGCAGATTCTCGGGGAGGACGCACGCACGGTCGACCGGTGGAGGGACCGCATCCGCGAGGCGCTCGGGCCCAACGGGCGCGTCGTGACGGACGTCGTCCCCGAGGTCGCCCTCATCGTGGGGCCGCAGCCTCCCGTGCCGGACCTCGGGCCGTCCGAGGCGGAGAACCGCTTCAACATCGTCTTCCAGCAGTTCGTCCGCGTCTTCGCCCGCGAGGAGCACCCGCTGGCGCTCTTCCTGGACGACCTCCAGTGGGCCGACTCCGCGTCACTCAGCCTGCTGTCCCGGCTGCTGCATGACACGGGCAGCCGCAACCTGTTCTTCGTCGGGGCCTACCGGGACAACGAGGTCTTCGAGTCCCACCCGCTGATGGTGGTGCTCGACGGCCTGCGCAAGCGCGGGAGCGTGGGGGGGGAAATCGCGCTCAAGCCGCTCGGGCTGGAGCACGTCCGGCAGCTCATCGTCGACACGCTCGGCGGCGACGGAGAGCCGCAGGTGGACGAGCTCGCGGCGCTGGTCTTCAACAAGACGGAGGGCAACCCGTTCTTCGTGAACCAGTTCCTGACCTCGCTCCACGCGCGCGAGCTGGTGACCTTCGAGTCGGAAACGGGGCGCTGGCGCTGGAGCCTCGAGCGCATCCGTAAGGAGGGCATCACCGACAACGTCGCGGTGCTGATGGCCGAGAAGATTCGCGCGCTGGCCGAGCCCTCGCAGCGGGTGGTGGAGCTGGCCGCCTGCATCGGCAGCACCTTCGCGCTGGACACGCTCGCCACCGTGAGCCGGCTTCCGGCGCAGGTGGTGGCCGCGGAGCTGTGGCCGGCGCTCGAGCAAGGGCTCCTGGTGCCCATCGGTGACGCGTACAAGTACGTGGCCCCGCTGCGCGACGACGCGCACGGCCCCGCCACCGGACGCGCGGCCGTCTACTCGTTCCTGCACGACCGGGTGCAGGAAGCGGCGTACTCGCTCATCGACCCCTCGGCGAGGAAGGCCGTGCACCTGCGCGTCGGGCGGCTCCTGATGGAGCACACCCCGAAGGAGGAGCTCGACAAGCGCGTCTTCGAAATCGTCGACCACCTGCTGGTGGCCTCGGAGTTGCTCGAGACGCGCGAGGAGCGACTCCAGGTGGCGCAGCTCGGCCTGCTCGCGGGGACGCGGGCCCGGGCCTCGGCGGCGTATGCGTCCGGCCTCCGCTACCTGGAGGCCAGCATCGGGCTGCTGCCGGAGGATGGCTGGGAGCGGGAGCGCGAGCTCGTGCATTCCCTCCACCGCCAGCGGGCGGAGTGCTTCTACCTGCTGGGCCAGTTCGATGCCGCCGAGGCGGACTTCGAGCGCCTCCTGGCCCATGCGCGGACCCAGCTCCAGAAGAGCGAGCTCCACAGCCTGCGGGCGGCGCTGCTCATCAGCCGGGGGGCCTTCATGGCCGCGGCCCAGGCCGGGCGCGAGGCGCTGCTCGCCGCCGGCATCGAGATTCCCACCTCGGGCTACGAGGCGGCCTTCGTCGCGGAGCTGGGCGTCGTGGGCGGGCTGCTCCAGGCGAAGCTCGCGGGCCGTCCCGTGAGCAGCGTGCAGGACTTCGAGGAAGCGCGTGAGCCGGAGCACCGGGCACGCATCCTGCTCGTGTCGCGGGCCACCATGTACGCGGGAGACAACCTCGCGTTGTATGGCCTGCTCGCGGCCATCGTCGTCCGGCTCTCCCTGGAGCATGGCAACGCGGCCGGTTCCTCCATCGGCTACGCCACCTACGGGATGCTGCACGGAGGGATGACCGGCGACCAGGCGACGGCCTACGAGCTGGGCCGCGTGGCCCTCGTCCTGGCGGAGCGGTTCGACGAGGCGAGCACGCGCGCGACGGTGTCGAACTTCTTCGGGGGCTACATCAACCCCTGGCGCAAGCACCTGCGCGAGGGCAAGCCGCACCTGGAGCGGGCCTTTACCGGCGGCATGGAGTCGGGAGGCATCCTCTACGCGGGCTTCGCGACGATGCATGCCTCCGACCAGGGCTTCCTCGGGGGCGAGGAGCTGCACGGACTCCGCGAGCGCGCGAACCGGTTCGCCGACCTCCTGCAGCGGCTCAATCAGAAGGACACGAGCACCACCCTCCGGGGCTTCGAACGGACCTTCGCCCTGCTGTCGAGCGGCGTCGCGCCCGACGACGAGGAGCTCGATGCCGCCTCGCTGGAGAAGAAGCTCGCCCACTTTCCGATGAACGTGGCGACGCTCCTGCTCCTCGAGATGCAGGCCGCGTACGTTCTCGGAGACCACGCGCAGGCGCTCGCGCTGGGGGCCAGGACGGAGCCGTTCGTCCCGATGCTCGTGTGCAACATGCGGCAGACGGACTACAGCTTCATCCTCCCGCTCGCGGCGGCGGCCGCGTGGGCGTCCGCCACCCCCGAGGAGCAGGCGCGCTACCGGGGCGTCATCGACGCGCAGCTCAAGCGCCTGGAGCAGTGGGCGGCGAGCTGTCCGGAGAACTTCGAGCACCGCTGGCTGCTGGTGCGCGCGGAGGACGCCCGCATCTGTGGCCGGGAGCAGGAGGCGATGGAGCTGTATGACCAGGCCATCGAGTCCGCGACGCGCCATGACTTCACGAACATCCAGGCCATGGGCAACGAGCTGGCGGCGCGCTTCTACCTCGCGCGGGGCCGGCGCAAGCTCGCCCGCGCGTACCTGCTCGACGCGCGCTACGCCTACGTGCGCTGGGGCGCGGACGCGAAGGTCGCGAAGCTCGATGAGGAGTTCAAGGAGTTGCTGCCGCGGGATGGGACGGAGTTCCCCTCCGCGGGAGGCCCCACCAGCGCGTCGCTGGACCTGATGGCCATCATGAATGCCTCGCAGGCCATCTCGGGCGAGCTGGTGCTCGACGAGCTCGTGCGCACCCTGATGCGCATCCTCATCGAGAGCGCCGGGGCGCAGCGCGGCTTCCTCATCCTGTTCGGGGATTCGCCCCTCGTGGTCGAAGCGCCGAGCAGCGGGGGCCAGGTGCACATCCACACCACCTCGGTGGACGACCGCGACGACCTCTCCACCGCGGTGGTCCGCTACGTCGAGCGCACGGCCGCGCGGGTGGTGCTGGGCAACGCGGCTCAGGCGGTGCAGTTCCAGGCGGACCCGTACATCACGCGCGCGCGGCCCGTGTCCGTGCTGGGCATGCCCATCCTCCGGCAGAAGAAGCTCGTGGGCGTCCTGTACCTGGAGAACAACCTGGCGGCGGAGGCCTTCACCCCCGAGCGGTGCAAGATGCTGGAGCTCCTCTCCGCGCAGGCCGCCATCTCCATCGAGAACGCGCGCCTCTACGACACGCTCGACAACCGTGTGAAGGAGCGCACGCGGGAATTGAGGGAGCGCCACGACGAGCTGCTGCAGACGCTCAAGCGGCTCAAGGAGACGCAGCGCCAGCTCGTCACCCAGGAGAAGCTCGCGTCGCTGGGCGCGCTCACCGCGGGCATCGCGCATGAGCTCAAGAACCCGCTCAACTTCATCAACAACTTCGCGAAGCTGTCGGTGTCGGCGGCGGTGGACCTCGAGGAAGAGCTCCAGGAAGCCGGTGTGCCGACCGGCCGCGCGGTCCAGGAGATGCTCGGCACCCTCAAGCAGAACGCCGTCAAGATTCACGAGCACGGCCGGCGCGCCGACAAGATCATCAACGGGATGTTGCTGCACTCCCGCAGCGGCAGCAGCTCGCAGGTGGAGACGGACCTCAACGCCCTGCTGGCCGAGAGCGTCAACCTCGCGTACCACGCGGTGCGCGGCAAGGAGCCGGAGTTCCACCTGGAGCTCGAGACGGCCTACGACCCGACAGTCGGGCTGGTGATGCTGTCTGCGTCGGACGTGAGCCGGGTCTTCCTGAACGTCATCGACAACGCGTGCTACGCCACGCGCGAGAAGCTGCGCCGCGGGGTGCAGGGCTTCGTTCCCAAGCTGAGCATCCGCACGAAGAACCTGGGGCACTCCGTGGAGGTGCGCATCCAGGACAACGGCTCCGGCATTCCGCCGGAAGTCGTCGGCCGCATCTTCGACCCGTTCTTCACCACCAAGCCCGCGGGGGACGGCACCGGCCTGGGGTTGTCCATCTGCTACGACATCATCCAGGCACACCTGGGTGAGATCGGCGTGGAGACCGTCCCCGGTGCCTCCACGGAGTTCGTCATCACCTTCCCCCGAAGGCAGACGTCCCTGGTGTGATGCGGGCCCACCACGCCGCCGACGCGGTGCGCCGCAAAGAATTGCAACTGATCCCTTTGCCTGTGCTCGGACAGTCGCTCTAGATTCACGTTGCGTGAATCCTGCCAGCCCCGCTCCGCGCTGCTGATTGGCGAGGAGCGGGGGGCCGCAGGGGGGGTAGGGCGCCGCAACCGAACAGGAGGCAGGGATGC contains these protein-coding regions:
- a CDS encoding trifunctional serine/threonine-protein kinase/ATP-binding protein/sensor histidine kinase, producing the protein MHVIPGFTVAEVLAEDSTVLLRAKRSDGQSVLLRHFAKEYPSPEELARLGYGNELTSGLQLPGVVKSLGLTREGGRYVLVLEDSGGSPLTSLLAEGPMEPLEAIGIITQISRTLGELHRNRVIHKSIQPAHILYNRRTGEAKLTHFDFASRLDRETQVLRSIHRLEGHLAYISPEQTGRMNRAVDYRSDLYSLGVTLYQLLTGRPPFEATDPVSLVHGHIAVEPTPPHALRPQVPPALSDIVLKLLAKRAEDRYQSAYGLTEDLKECADRLRVEDSLDGFVPGRHDVSATFRIPEKLYGRDAEKAVLIGAFERASHGAATIVLVSGYSGVGKSALVSEIHKPIVARRGYYSSGKFDKHRNEPYGAFIQAFRELIRQILGEDARTVDRWRDRIREALGPNGRVVTDVVPEVALIVGPQPPVPDLGPSEAENRFNIVFQQFVRVFAREEHPLALFLDDLQWADSASLSLLSRLLHDTGSRNLFFVGAYRDNEVFESHPLMVVLDGLRKRGSVGGEIALKPLGLEHVRQLIVDTLGGDGEPQVDELAALVFNKTEGNPFFVNQFLTSLHARELVTFESETGRWRWSLERIRKEGITDNVAVLMAEKIRALAEPSQRVVELAACIGSTFALDTLATVSRLPAQVVAAELWPALEQGLLVPIGDAYKYVAPLRDDAHGPATGRAAVYSFLHDRVQEAAYSLIDPSARKAVHLRVGRLLMEHTPKEELDKRVFEIVDHLLVASELLETREERLQVAQLGLLAGTRARASAAYASGLRYLEASIGLLPEDGWERERELVHSLHRQRAECFYLLGQFDAAEADFERLLAHARTQLQKSELHSLRAALLISRGAFMAAAQAGREALLAAGIEIPTSGYEAAFVAELGVVGGLLQAKLAGRPVSSVQDFEEAREPEHRARILLVSRATMYAGDNLALYGLLAAIVVRLSLEHGNAAGSSIGYATYGMLHGGMTGDQATAYELGRVALVLAERFDEASTRATVSNFFGGYINPWRKHLREGKPHLERAFTGGMESGGILYAGFATMHASDQGFLGGEELHGLRERANRFADLLQRLNQKDTSTTLRGFERTFALLSSGVAPDDEELDAASLEKKLAHFPMNVATLLLLEMQAAYVLGDHAQALALGARTEPFVPMLVCNMRQTDYSFILPLAAAAAWASATPEEQARYRGVIDAQLKRLEQWAASCPENFEHRWLLVRAEDARICGREQEAMELYDQAIESATRHDFTNIQAMGNELAARFYLARGRRKLARAYLLDARYAYVRWGADAKVAKLDEEFKELLPRDGTEFPSAGGPTSASLDLMAIMNASQAISGELVLDELVRTLMRILIESAGAQRGFLILFGDSPLVVEAPSSGGQVHIHTTSVDDRDDLSTAVVRYVERTAARVVLGNAAQAVQFQADPYITRARPVSVLGMPILRQKKLVGVLYLENNLAAEAFTPERCKMLELLSAQAAISIENARLYDTLDNRVKERTRELRERHDELLQTLKRLKETQRQLVTQEKLASLGALTAGIAHELKNPLNFINNFAKLSVSAAVDLEEELQEAGVPTGRAVQEMLGTLKQNAVKIHEHGRRADKIINGMLLHSRSGSSSQVETDLNALLAESVNLAYHAVRGKEPEFHLELETAYDPTVGLVMLSASDVSRVFLNVIDNACYATREKLRRGVQGFVPKLSIRTKNLGHSVEVRIQDNGSGIPPEVVGRIFDPFFTTKPAGDGTGLGLSICYDIIQAHLGEIGVETVPGASTEFVITFPRRQTSLV